In Gopherus evgoodei ecotype Sinaloan lineage chromosome 10, rGopEvg1_v1.p, whole genome shotgun sequence, a single window of DNA contains:
- the SBK1 gene encoding serine/threonine-protein kinase SBK1 isoform X2: MSAGSIEQEPSRKLACCGVPLITEDMQSLAIRTLSGTDINKHYDLIRELGKGTYGKVDLVSHKSTGTKMALKFVNKSKTKLKNFLREFSITNTLSSSPFIIKVFDVVFETEDCYVFAQEYAPGGDLFDIIPPQVGLPEDMVKRCVQQLGLALDYMHSKNLVHRDIKPENVLLFDRDCRRVKLADFGMTRKVGCRVKRISGTIPYTAPEVCQAGRAEGFAVDTSIDVWAFGVLIFCVLTGNFPWEAASASDTFFEEFVRWQKGRLAGLPSQWRRFTDSALRMFQRLLALDPEKRCPVKEVFYFIKYDLMSEVRRRPSYRSRKHAGDKLSAGPHRHETPSSCTPTPLKRTILTEGSGPRPSASEPGLPSPGGASRTDGRQDKGKGQMVLATAIEICV, translated from the exons ATGAGTGCTGGCTCGATCGAGCAGGAGCCGTCGCGCAAGCTGGCCTGTTGTGGTGTGCCCCTGATCACCGAGGACATGCAATCGCTGGCCATCCGCACGCTCTCCGGCACCGACATCAACAAGCACTATGACCTCATCCGCGAGCTCGGCAAGGGCACCTACGGCAAGGTGGACCTGGTGTCCCACAAAAGCACAG GCACCAAAATGGCATTGAAATTCGTGAACAAGAGCAAGACGAAGCTGAAGAACTTCTTGCGGGAGTTCAGCATCACCAACACGCTCTCCTCCAGCCCCTTCATCATCAAGGTCTTCGACGTGGTCTTTGAGACTGAGGATTGCTACGTCTTTGCTCAGGAGTACGCGCCTGGCGGGGACCTCTTTGACATCATCCCTCCACAG GTGGGCCTCCCTGAGGACATGGTGAAGCGCTGTGTGCAGCAGCTGGGCCTGGCCCTGGACTACATGCACAGCAAGAACTTGGTGCACCGGGACATCAAGCCAGAGAACGTGCTGCTCTTTGACCGCGACTGCCGCCGAGTGAAGCTGGCCGATTTCGGCATGACCCGCAAGGTGGGCTGCCGAGTGAAGCGCATCAGTGGTACCATACCCTACACGGCACCTGAGGTGTGCCAGGCTGGCCGGGCCGAAGGCTTCGCCGTGGACACCAGCATTGATGTGTGGGCCTTTGGGGTGCTCATCTTCTGCGTTCTGACTGGCAACTTCCCCTGGGAGGCAGCCTCTGCCTCGGACACCTTCTTCGAGGAGTTTGTGCGGTGGCAGAAGGGTCGCCTGGCAGGCCTGCCATCCCAGTGGCGGCGCTTCACAGACAGCGCCCTGCGCATGTTCCAGCGTCTCCTGGCCCTGGACCCTGAGAAGCGCTGCCCCGTCAAGGAGGTCTTCTACTTCATCAAGTATGACCTGATGTCAGAGGTGCGCCGCCGGCCCTCCTACCGCTCCCGCAAGCATGCCGGAGATAAGCTCTCTGCCGGCCCCCACCGCCATGAGACacccagctcctgcacccccaccccgctCAAGAGAACCATCCTGACAGAAGGCAGTGGCCCCCGGCCCTCTGCCTCTGAGCCAGGCCTGCCCTCCCCCGGGGGAGCTAGCCGGACGGATGGGCGGCAGGACAAAGGCAAAGGGCAGATGGTCCTGGCCACAGCAATAGAGATTTGTGTCTGA